Proteins from one Pseudomonas sp. KBS0710 genomic window:
- a CDS encoding polyamine ABC transporter substrate-binding protein yields the protein MNRLKSLVLCAAVIGGAAHAEEKTLKVYNWFDYITPKALEDFKAQNPTIKLVYDIFDTNEALEAKLLTGNSGYDVVVPSNVFLAKQIEAGVFQPLDRSKLPNWNHLDPKLMKLIEANDPGNKFAVPYMYGTILIGFNPAKVKAALGDKAPVDSWDLIFKEENISKLKQCGVALLDSPSEILPLALQHLGLDPNSSNPKDYDKAEALLMKIRPYITYFHSSKYMADIANGDICVAVGYSGSFSQAANRAKEAKNGVTVDMRLPKEGAPIWFDMLAIPKGAKNPDDAYTFINYLLQPNVIAPVSDFVGYPNPNKDATELVDPAIRHNPNLYPTEAAMATLYTLKPLDSKAERARTRAWTKIKSGT from the coding sequence ATGAACAGGCTCAAGTCGCTCGTCCTCTGCGCCGCCGTCATCGGTGGCGCGGCCCACGCCGAAGAGAAAACCCTCAAGGTCTACAACTGGTTCGACTACATCACGCCCAAGGCGCTGGAAGACTTCAAGGCGCAGAACCCTACTATCAAATTGGTCTACGACATCTTCGACACCAACGAAGCGCTGGAAGCCAAGCTGCTCACCGGCAATTCCGGCTATGACGTGGTGGTGCCGTCCAACGTGTTCCTGGCCAAGCAGATCGAGGCCGGCGTGTTCCAGCCGCTGGACCGCAGCAAGCTGCCGAACTGGAACCACCTCGATCCCAAGCTGATGAAGCTGATCGAAGCCAACGACCCCGGCAATAAATTCGCCGTGCCTTACATGTACGGCACCATCCTCATTGGCTTCAACCCGGCCAAGGTCAAGGCCGCCCTGGGCGACAAGGCGCCGGTCGACAGTTGGGATTTGATCTTCAAGGAAGAGAACATCAGCAAGCTCAAGCAGTGCGGCGTGGCGTTGCTGGATTCGCCATCAGAAATCCTGCCACTGGCCTTGCAGCATCTGGGCCTGGACCCCAACAGCAGCAACCCCAAGGACTACGACAAGGCCGAAGCGCTGCTGATGAAGATCCGCCCGTACATCACCTACTTTCACTCGTCCAAATACATGGCCGACATCGCCAACGGTGATATCTGCGTGGCCGTGGGCTATTCGGGCAGTTTCTCCCAGGCCGCCAACCGCGCCAAAGAGGCCAAGAACGGCGTGACCGTGGACATGCGCCTGCCCAAGGAAGGCGCGCCGATCTGGTTCGACATGCTCGCCATTCCCAAAGGCGCCAAAAACCCGGATGACGCCTACACCTTCATCAACTACCTGTTGCAACCCAATGTGATTGCGCCGGTCAGCGACTTTGTCGGCTACCCCAACCCCAACAAAGACGCCACCGAACTGGTCGACCCGGCCATTCGCCACAACCCCAACCTGTACCCGACCGAGGCGGCGATGGCCACGCTCTACACCCTCAAACCCCTGGACAGCAAAGCCGAACGGGCCAGGACCAGGGCCTGGACCAAGATCAAATCCGGCACCTGA
- a CDS encoding histone deacetylase family protein, translating to MLTIYSDDHHLHHGRCELMDGQLMPCFEMPSRADHVLQRVKDRELGPVHAPQDFGLAPLQRIHSPDYLDFFQGAWQRWTEYGQEGDLLPYTWPARTLRRVIPTSLHGQLGYYSFDGGAPITAGTWQAAYSAAQVALTAQQAVQNGAHSAFALCRPPGHHAAGDLMGGYCYLNNAAIAAQAFLDQGHKRVAILDVDYHHGNGTQSIFYARNDVLFTSIHGHPEAEFPFFLGYADELGEGDGEGFNFNYPLPAGSGWAAWSAALEEACTEIERYGADIIVVSLGVDTFKDDPISQFKLDSPDYLAMGARIARLDKPTLFVMEGGYAVEEIGINAVNVLEGFEGAAQ from the coding sequence ATGCTGACGATCTACTCGGACGATCACCACCTGCACCATGGCCGCTGTGAATTGATGGACGGGCAACTGATGCCCTGCTTTGAAATGCCCTCGCGCGCCGACCATGTGTTGCAACGGGTCAAAGACCGCGAACTGGGCCCGGTACACGCGCCGCAGGATTTCGGCCTGGCACCGCTGCAGCGTATCCACAGCCCCGACTACCTCGACTTCTTCCAAGGCGCCTGGCAGCGCTGGACCGAGTACGGCCAGGAGGGCGACTTGCTGCCCTACACCTGGCCCGCGCGCACACTGCGCCGGGTGATCCCCACAAGCCTGCATGGCCAGCTGGGCTATTACAGTTTCGACGGCGGCGCGCCGATTACCGCCGGCACCTGGCAAGCGGCTTACAGCGCGGCGCAAGTTGCTCTCACGGCGCAGCAGGCCGTCCAGAACGGCGCCCACAGTGCCTTCGCCCTGTGCCGCCCACCTGGGCACCACGCCGCTGGCGACTTGATGGGCGGTTATTGCTACCTCAACAACGCGGCGATCGCGGCTCAAGCGTTCCTCGACCAGGGCCACAAGCGCGTCGCGATCCTGGATGTGGATTACCACCACGGCAACGGCACCCAGTCGATTTTTTACGCCCGCAACGACGTGTTGTTCACCTCGATTCATGGCCACCCGGAGGCGGAGTTTCCGTTTTTCCTCGGCTATGCCGACGAGCTGGGCGAAGGTGACGGCGAAGGCTTCAACTTCAACTACCCACTGCCGGCCGGTTCCGGTTGGGCAGCCTGGAGTGCCGCACTGGAAGAAGCCTGCACCGAGATCGAACGCTATGGCGCCGACATCATCGTCGTGTCCCTGGGCGTGGACACGTTCAAGGACGACCCTATCTCACAGTTCAAACTCGACAGCCCGGACTACCTGGCCATGGGCGCGCGCATTGCCCGGTTGGACAAGCCCACGCTGTTTGTGATGGAAGGCGGCTACGCGGTGGAAGAAATCGGCATCAACGCCGTCAACGTCCTCGAAGGTTTTGAAGGAGCTGCCCAATGA
- a CDS encoding AraC family transcriptional regulator: MLHSHLTTLNAVSLVLSTFKGLPHEALLAGSGICAADLSRADTRITTNQEMRVCANAVALRRDVGLELGAQMHVSAYGMLGYALLTSATFGDALRLALRYPALLGTLFELSLEEDGERIWFTAGDYRENPSLEMFNVELCLASLKVICDDLLGQPLPLLAARFEHDAPDYRARYAERFPCTLQFQATANAFAFDKHWLDQPLPLADAITHQAMAERCRKQNLEFTGRQAWLGRIRQLLTAQLNAAPGLEGLAEQMNCSARTLRRHLHDLGCSYQELLDELRFERAKQLLAEDQWPIYRIAEALGFSETASFRHAFVRWSGVAPSQFRA, from the coding sequence ATGCTGCATTCCCACCTCACCACCCTCAATGCTGTTTCGCTGGTGCTCAGCACCTTCAAAGGCTTGCCCCACGAAGCACTGCTGGCCGGCAGCGGCATCTGTGCGGCGGACTTGAGCCGGGCCGACACGCGCATCACCACCAATCAGGAAATGCGCGTGTGCGCCAATGCCGTGGCCCTGCGTCGCGATGTCGGCTTGGAGCTGGGCGCACAAATGCATGTGTCGGCTTACGGCATGCTCGGTTACGCCCTGCTCACCAGTGCCACCTTTGGTGACGCGTTACGTTTGGCGCTGCGGTATCCGGCGTTGTTGGGAACACTGTTCGAGCTGAGCCTTGAAGAGGACGGCGAGCGCATCTGGTTCACCGCTGGCGACTACCGGGAAAACCCCAGCCTGGAAATGTTCAACGTCGAGCTGTGCCTGGCGTCATTGAAAGTGATCTGCGACGACCTGCTCGGCCAGCCTCTGCCCTTACTGGCTGCACGTTTTGAACATGACGCCCCCGACTACCGCGCGCGCTACGCCGAACGCTTCCCCTGCACGTTGCAATTTCAGGCCACCGCCAATGCCTTTGCCTTCGATAAACACTGGCTGGACCAGCCTCTGCCCCTGGCCGACGCCATCACCCACCAGGCCATGGCCGAGCGTTGCCGTAAACAAAACCTGGAGTTCACCGGGCGCCAGGCCTGGCTCGGCAGGATTCGCCAACTGCTCACCGCACAGCTCAACGCCGCGCCCGGCCTGGAGGGTTTGGCCGAACAGATGAACTGTTCAGCGCGCACCCTGCGCCGGCATCTGCATGACCTGGGTTGCAGCTACCAGGAGCTGCTGGACGAGCTGCGTTTCGAGCGCGCCAAGCAACTGCTGGCCGAGGACCAGTGGCCGATCTACCGGATTGCCGAGGCACTGGGTTTTAGCGAAACCGCAAGTTTCAGGCATGCCTTTGTGCGTTGGAGCGGCGTGGCGCCGAGCCAATTTCGAGCGTAA
- a CDS encoding asparaginase: MQPANNVMVLYTGGTIGMQASANGLAPASGFEARMREQLADAAVPIWRFQEMSPLIDSANMTPTYWQHLRSAVVEAVDAGCDAVLILHGTDTLAYSAAAMSFQLLGLPAPVVFTGSMLPAGVPDSDAWENVSGALTALGEGLAPGVQLYFHGALMAPTRCAKIRSFGRHPFAALQRNGGVAQADMIPAALHYRQPKALANVGVLPLVPGIAAAQLNALIDSGIQALVLECFGSGTGPSDNPEFLASLKRAQDLGVVVVAITQCHEGGVELDVYEAGSRLRGVGVLSGGGMTREAAFGKLNALLGAGLEASEVRRLVELDLCGELS, from the coding sequence ATGCAACCAGCTAACAACGTGATGGTGCTCTACACCGGCGGCACCATTGGCATGCAGGCCAGCGCCAACGGCCTGGCGCCGGCGTCGGGTTTTGAGGCACGCATGCGCGAACAGCTCGCCGATGCAGCAGTGCCCATCTGGCGCTTTCAAGAGATGTCGCCGCTGATCGACAGCGCCAACATGACGCCCACCTATTGGCAGCATCTGCGCAGCGCCGTGGTTGAAGCCGTGGACGCAGGCTGCGATGCGGTGCTGATCCTGCACGGCACCGACACCCTGGCCTACAGCGCGGCAGCCATGAGTTTTCAACTGCTGGGCCTGCCGGCGCCGGTAGTCTTCACCGGCTCCATGCTGCCGGCCGGCGTGCCCGACAGCGATGCCTGGGAAAACGTCAGCGGCGCGTTGACCGCGCTGGGCGAAGGCTTGGCGCCGGGCGTGCAGCTGTACTTTCACGGCGCGCTGATGGCCCCGACCCGTTGCGCGAAGATCCGCAGCTTCGGTCGCCACCCGTTTGCAGCCCTGCAGCGCAATGGCGGCGTCGCCCAGGCCGACATGATCCCGGCCGCACTGCATTACCGCCAGCCCAAAGCCTTGGCCAATGTCGGCGTGTTGCCGCTGGTTCCGGGCATCGCTGCCGCGCAACTGAACGCGTTGATCGACAGCGGCATCCAGGCGCTGGTGCTGGAATGCTTCGGCAGCGGCACCGGGCCGAGCGATAATCCTGAGTTCCTCGCCAGCCTCAAGCGTGCGCAGGATCTGGGTGTGGTCGTAGTCGCAATCACCCAATGCCATGAAGGCGGCGTGGAGCTGGACGTGTACGAAGCTGGCAGCCGCTTGCGTGGCGTGGGCGTGCTGTCCGGTGGCGGCATGACCCGCGAAGCGGCGTTCGGCAAGCTCAATGCCTTGCTCGGCGCCGGGCTTGAGGCCAGCGAAGTGCGCCGTCTGGTGGAACTGGACCTGTGCGGCGAACTGAGCTGA